The Raphanus sativus cultivar WK10039 unplaced genomic scaffold, ASM80110v3 Scaffold3999, whole genome shotgun sequence genome contains a region encoding:
- the LOC130507079 gene encoding uncharacterized protein LOC130507079, with the protein MSSGGYYRSWMDKPHLDPNTKLLTEEYVQGIKEFMRLVQQQPDAKNGMLRCPCSSCNNNKVIEEFNVWTHLYMKGFSRNYKVWYLHGETGYEYGSTSEPQPISEFQPDIRLEESRTDIDYGVGTEQMVHDHYRGEEPNPESRRFFDMLDAGKQPLYQNCRDGHSALSSATRLMGIKTDYNLAEECMDAITDFVKGILPEDNVAPGSYYEVQKLVAGLQLPYEVIDVCIDNCMIYWRADETRNECKFCGKPRFQETRGRVPIPFKRMWYLPLTERLKRLYQCERTAKAMRWHAEHSTNGEIRHPSDAKAWKHFQSIYQEFAEERRNVYLGLSTDGFSPFGKHGRQYSLWPVIVTPYNLPPSLCMRREFLFLSILVPGPEHPKRSLDVFLQPLIYELQQLWAHGFETYDVSCKENFHMRAVLMWTISDFPAYGMLSGWTTHGRLSCPYCQDDTAAFQLKNGRKTCWFDCHRRFLPPDHPYRRSRNAFTKNKQVFDGPPVEVSGEDLLKQFRYFDAERTPDVGGHENIRVSAVGELHNWHKKSIFWDLPYWESHLLRHNLDVMHIEKNFFDNLMNTVFNIQGKTKDNLKSRLDLVDICDRPELHVDENGTAPFPIYRLDGARKEEFFDWITDKVKFPDGYASNLGNCVDRSEGKFTGLKSHDCHVIMQRLLPFAFSALLPRNVHEAIAGISVFFRDLCSRVVTEEGINNLKTNAPVSMCNLEKIFPPSFFDVMEHLVIHLARELELGGPVQYRWMYIFERYMHHLKKMVKNLSRVEGSIVAQVINEETAIFAENYFPPEVHTKHRRPSRHNDRGERATYHVTVPSMFKEIGRLSGTFTKRRLTDTEHAHLQTYLLTNCEDVLQYESVYMAELRMTHRHATELELQQLRDNGFAAWLRSYVNDGLARGFVFDDWIREFVQGPNYVVKSYPKFCTRGYAFTKKGHSKTTYDAGVSSSSGDDVYYGNIKEILEIQFPGMVGLRCVVFYCDWYDTTPDRGVKIDAFGVISVHSRRKLQYYDPFILGSQADQVCYISYPRVTYRDDPWVTVTQINPRGRLNGSSDDDEPLQPESTSNAQAVEDLADVEFVENFTEFGLDAVVHSEPEAEVGEFDEDSEDSD; encoded by the exons agaatacgTTCAAGGGATTAAAGAATTCATGAGGCTTGTTCAACAACAACCAGATGCAAAAAATGGTATGTTAAGATGTCCCTGCTCTAGTTGcaataataataaagttataGAAGAATTTAATGTTTGGACTCATTTGTATATGAAAGGGTTTTCACGTAATTATAAAGTTTGGTATCTTCATGGGGAAACTGGTTATGAatatggtagtactagcgaacctcagcctaTTAGTGAATTTCAGCCGGATATTAGGTTAGAAGAATCTAGAACGGAtatagattatggtgtaggtactgagcagatggtacATGATCATTATAGAGGGGAAGAACCAAATCCCGAATCTAGGAGATTTTTTGACATGTTGGATGCAGGAAAACAACCTTTGTATCAAAATtgtagagatggtcattcagcctTATCATCTGCAACTAGATTAATGGGTATTAAGACAGACTATAATTTGGCTGAAGAATGTATGGATGCGATTACTGATTTTGTCAAAGgcattctacctgaggataatgttgCACCGGGTTCATACTACGAAGTTCAGAAACTGGTTGCCGGTCTTCAACTACCGTACGAAGTGATAGATGTATGTAttgacaactgcatgatctactggagaGCGGATGAGACACGGAAtgaatgcaaattttgtgggaaacCTCGTTTCCAGGAGACGAGGGGAAGAGTTCCGATCCCGTTCAAAAGAATGTGGTATTTGCCATTGACGGAAAGATTGAAGAGGTTGTATCAGTGTGAGCGCACAGCAAAagcaatgagatggcatgcagagcattccacaaatggtgagattagacatccttcagatgcgaaggcttggaaacatttccagTCAATATATCAAGAATTtgcagaagagagaagaaatgtttatCTTGGATTAtctactgatggtttcagcccatttGGAAAGCATGGAAGACAGTATTCTCTTTGGCCAGTTATTGTGACACCGTACAACCTACCGCCGAGCTTGTgcatgcgacgagagtttttgttcctCTCAATTCTCGTCCCCGGGCCAGAGCATCCTAAAAGATCActagatgtgtttcttcaaccactgatatatgagttgcaacaactatgggcgCATGGTTTTGAGACATACGATGTTTCGTGCAAAGAAAACTTTCATatgcgggcagtacttatgtggacaataagtgactttccagcatatggtatgttatctggatggacaacacatgggagactatcatgtccatattgtcaagatgaCACAGCTGCTTTCCAACTAAAGaacggaaggaaaacgtgttggtttgactgtcacaggcgatttctaccacctgatcatccataccGCAGGAGTAGGAATGCAtttacgaagaacaagcagGTGTTTGATGGTCCACCTGTGGAAGTTAGTGGGGAAGATTTGTTGAAgcagtttaggtattttgatgCAGAAAGGACGCCAGATGTAGGTGGACATGAAAACATTCGAGTCAGTGCGGTTGGAgagctacataactggcacaaaaagagtattttctgggatctgccatattgGGAAAGTCATCTATTgcggcataatttagatgtcatgcatattgagaagaacttcttcGACAATCTGATGAACACAGTCTTTAACATCCAAGGTAAAACGAAGGATAACTTGAAGTCAAGgttggatttagtcgatattTGTGATCGTCCTGAACTTCATGTGGATGAGAATGGTACGGCCCCTTTTCCCATTTATCGTCTGGATGGTGCTAGAAAAGAAgagttctttgattggattacaGATAAAGTGAAATTTCCTGACGGATATGCATCAAATTTGGGGAATTGCGTTGATAGAAGCGAAGGAAAGTTTACTGGcttgaagagtcatgattgtcatgtaaTTATGCAGCGCCTCCTTCCGTTTGCTTTTTCAGCATTATTGCCACGTAATGTTCATGAAGCAATTGCAG GGATAAGTGTtttcttccgcgatttatgcAGCAGAGTAGTGACTGAAGAGGGTATTAATAATTTGAAGACAAACGCACCAGTCAGCATGTGCAACctcgagaagatatttcctccatcattcttTGATGTTATGGAACATCTTGTTATTCATCtcgcaagagaattggaacttggtggtcctgtgcagtacAGATGGATGTATATTTTTGAGCGTTATATGCATCATCTGAAGAAGATGGTCAAAAATTTAAGCCGGGTGGAAGGATCTATAGTGGCACaggtgatcaatgaagaaactgCAATCTTTGCTGAAAATTATTTTCCACCAGAAGTGCATACAAAACATCGAAGACCTTCTCGGCACAATGACAGAGGAGAGAGAGCAACATATCATGTTACTGTCCCAAGCATGTTCAAGGAAATAGGACGACTTAGTGGAACATTCACGAAGCGGAGACTTACGGACACTGAGCACgctcatttgcaaacatatttgctcaccaactgtgaagatgttctacaatatgagag tgTATATATGGCGGAGTTGCGTATGACTCACAGGCATGCAACAGAACTTGAGCTTCAACAACTTAGAGATAATGGATTTGCTGCGTGGCTTCGTAGTTAT gtgaatgatggtttggccagaggtTTTGTGTTCGATGATTGGATACGCGAATTTGTGCAGGGACCAAACTATGTGGtcaaatcatatccaaaatTCTGTACGcgaggatatgcattcacaaaGAAAGGTCATTCTAAGACAACATATGATGCTGgtgtttcatcttcttccgGTGACGATGTCTACTACGGcaacataaaagaaatattagaaATCCAATTTCCTGGAATGGTTGGATTGCGTTGTGTAGTATTCTATTGTGATTGGTATGACACCACCCCAGATAGAGGAGTGAAGATTGATGCGTTTGGTGTTATATCGGTTCATTCGCGGCGGAAACTTCAATATTATGATCCCTTCATTCTTGGTTCGCAAGCTGATCAG GTGTGCTACATCAGTTACCCTCGGGTGACGTACAGAGACGATCCATGGGTCACAGTAACGCAAATCAACCCAAGAGGACGATTGAATGGAagttctgatgatgatgaaccatTGCAACCAGAGTCTACCAGCAACGCCCAGGCAGTTGAAGATTTGGCAGATGTTGAATTCGTTGAGAATTTTACTGAGTTTGGACTTGATGCTGTTGTACATTCGGAGCCAGAAGCTGAGGTTGGGGAGTTTGATGAAGATTCAGAAGATTCggattag